The Synechococcus sp. M16.1 genome includes the window CCATGGACCGGGCTTCAGCAACGCTGGATTTTCTCACCTGGCGGGCAACGATCAGCCCAGCAGGCCGTCGCGGAAGGCGTCGCCCGGCTGAGCGCCGCGTTTCAGCCGGGCCTCCACCTCCAGTAGACGGCCCAGGAGTGAGAGAAAGCGCTTGGGCGGGCGGCCCTGCAGCTGCTTGCGCATCACGTAGATGCGTTTGGGGTTGCCGATCCCAGCGGCTTTGGCGATCACCGCCACATCCCGTTCCCCCTGCTGTTCCAGCAGGCTCACCCAGAGCCAGCCGCGGATCTGACCGGTGAGGGTGGCCACGATGCGCAGGGCTGGTTCCCCGGCTTCGATCAGGGCATCCCAGCGGGCGATCGCTTCGCCGGGGTTGCCCTCCAGCAGGGCATCGCCCACGGCCAGGGCGTTGGTGGAGCGTCCTCCCACCAGCTCCTGCACCCGTGCGGCGGAAATGCTGGTGTCCCGCAGGGAAAGCTTGCGCAGTTCCGATTCCAGTCGGGCGCTGTCGGTGCCGATGGCCTCCACCAGGGCATCGATGGCATCCGGCTCCACCTTCAGGCCCAGGGCCTCGGCCGTGCGTTGCACCAGCTGACGCTGGCCGTTGCCATCCCAGGCGGCCGGCAGCGGAAAGCTCTGTTCGTGATCGAGCCCGCTTTTGATGCGTTTCTGCAGGGCTTTGGTGGTGCGCAGGCGACCATCCGGTTTGGCCGGGTTCACCAGCACCAGGTGGCTGGTGTCGGGGATGAGCTCAACAGCGGCCTCAAACCGGTCAGCCAGCTCACTGGGGCAGCCATTGCAGAACGGACTGCGCTGCAGCAGCACCAGCCGTTCGCCCGTGGCGAAGGGAGGGGTACGGGCCTCCTCGAGGGCCTGTAGGGCCTGACCCGCATCGGACCCATCCAGGCGGCTGAGGTTGAGGCTGCTCCAGCTGGGGTCGACAAACTTGCCGATCAGGGCATCGATGGCCCGGTCCCGCGCAGCGGCGTCATCACCCCAGAGCAGATGGATCGGCATGGGTTGATGATGGCGTGGATGGCCCAAGACCACCCGATCTTCACCGAAAGCATCCGGCGGATCCGGGCGGCTCTGGGGGAGACGGGTCTGCCACCGCTGCAACAGCAGGTGCTGGAACGGCTGGTGCACAGCAGCGGCGATCTCTCGTTGGGAACACTGCTGCGGTTCAGCGAGGGAGCCTGTGAGCAGGGCTTGGCAGCGCTGAAGCAGGGTGCGCCGATCCTGACGGACACCGCGATGGCGGCGGCTGCGGTGGCCCCGATGGCCCAACGCACCCTTGGCAGTGCCGTGCACACGGTGCTGGAGTGGGCGCCTGAGGCAGCGCCGGCGGGTTCAACGCGCACTGCGGCGGGTATGGAGCAGGCTTGGCGCGCGCTCGCGCTGGTGTCACCGGCTCCGGTGGTGCTGATCGGCAGTGCGCCAACCGCCCTTGAGGTGTTGTTGCAGCAGGTGGCCGCTGGTGCTCCAGCCCCCAGCCTGGTGATCGGCATGCCGGTGGGTTTTGTGGGGGTGGCGGAAAGCAAGAAGCATCTGGCGGCCAGTGGCCTGGCCCAGATCCGTTTGGAGAGCAGCAGGGGTGGAGCGGGTCTGGTGGCCGCGGCGGTTAATGCTCTGCTGCGCGCTGCTGCAGCACCAGCTCCGCCCCTTTCCAGCTGAGGTGCCAGCCCCCGGCAAGATCGGCCGCACCGCCGGGGGCGCCGCTTTCAAGTCGCCGGCTGAGTTCGTCCAGTTGGCTGGACGGCAGGGCTGTCACCCCATGCTGTTGCAGCCACTGCGCCAGCAGCAGCCGGCGTGTGGCTGGGCTCAACGCCCCCAGGCCGCGGCGGTCCAGGCCGGTAGCGGTTTTCAGAAGCTCCAGCGCCATCCGGCTGAGTTCCGTCTGACTGTCCCGCACCTGGGACACCCGTTCGGCCAGATTGCTCATCCGCTGCGTGCTGCCGGGATGCAACGCCTCCAGCACCGGCAGCACCTCCTGGCGGATCCGGTTGCGCGCGAACTCCGGGGATTGGTTGCTGGGGTCCTCCCAGATCGGCAGGGCGAGGTCTTGGCAGATCTGGAGGGTGTCACGGCGCTGCAGGTGCAGCAGTGGCCGGCGCAGGAGGGGCCCTTCAGGGCTGAGGCGGCGGACGCTGGGCAGGGCCGCCAGGCAGGCCATGTCGCTGCCGCGGGCCAGCTGCAGCAGCATCGTTTCGGCCCGGTCGCTGGCGGTGTGGCCGGTCACCACATCGGCGCCGGCCTCGCGGGCCCGCTGTTCGAGCTGGGCGTAGCGCCACTGGCGGGCCGTGGCTTCGCTGGGCACCTGGCCTACCGCGGCCTGATCCACCTGCAGGGGGAGCTGCCGCTGCTGGCACCAGCTGCTCAGTTCCGCGGCGATTCGGCTGGAGCGGTCGTGCCAGCCGTGATCGCCGTGCCACAGGCTCAGGCTCCAGCCGTGCATGGGCGCCAGATCCTGCAGCAACGCCAGCAGGGCCATGGAGTCCTGTCCGCCGGACACCGCCAGCAGCAGAGCGCTGCCCTGGGGCAGCAGCTGCGGCTGCATCAGCAGGCGCCGGTGCAGGAGGTCATGCCAGGACGTCCAGCGCAAAAAGGAGAGGTGCGTTTCCCCCACGGTGTGAGAATCAGGGCATCGCTGTCCAGTCCCCCATGACCCGTCTTCAGCAGCTGCCCGTTTCTCTGCAGCGCAGCCTTGAGCAGCGCTCTGCGCTCAAGGTGATCGCTGGCCTGATGAATTTCGATGCCGCCAGTGTGGAACGGGTCGCCCGTGCCGCCGGGTGTGGCGGTGCTGATCTGATCGACGTGGCCTGCGACCCCGCCCTGGTGCGTCTGGCGATCGAAGCCTCCGGTGGCGTGCCCGTGTGCGTGTCGTCGGTGGAGCCTGAGCAGTTCCCCGCGGCGGTGGAAGCCGGTGCGCTGATGGTGGAGATCGGCAACTACGACGCCTTCTATCCCCAGGGTCGGATCTTTGATGCGGCTGAGGTGCTGGAGCTCACCCGCCGCACCCGCCAACTGCTGCCCAGCGTGGTGTTGAGCGTCACCGTGCCCCACGTGTTGCCGATGGATGAGCAGGAGCAGCTGGCCATCGATCTGGTGGCTGCCGGTGCCGACCTGATCCAAACCGAGGGCGGCACCAGTGCCAAGCCCTTCAGTCCTGGCCACCTCGGCCTGATTGAGAAGGCTGCCCCCACCCTGGCGGCGGCCCACAGCATCAGCCGCGCCGTCGATGTGCCCGTTCTCTGTGCCTCGGGTCTTTCGGCGGTGACGCTGCCGATGGCCATCGCTGCCGGTGCGGCCGGTGTGGGCGTCGGTTCTGCCGTGAATCGCCTGCAGGACGAGCTGGCGATGGTGGCGGTGGTGCGTGGTCTGCGTGATGCCCTCGGCAGCGCTGTTACGACCCGCGTCTGACCCTGAATCTGCGCTGAGCGGAGGCCTCTTCCCCTTCATGGTGTGAAGAGTGCTCCGCTCGCTCGCGGGAGCAACAGCTCTCGTGTGAAAATCGACTCCTGACTTCCAGCTCCATGCAGTTCATCAACACGCTGACCGTTCTGGCCCTGGTGGTGGCGTCCTTCGCTTTGATCGTTGCGGTGCCGGTGCTGTACGCCTCCAGCGAGGACAGCGGCCGCTCCAACCGTCTGATCCTGCTGGGCAGTGCTGTGTGGGTGGCGCTGGTGCTGCTGAACTGGGGTGTGAGCTTCTTTGTCGTCTGAGCTCAGCCTCAGGCAGAACCTGGCGGGTGCCACGATGGCTGAGATTCAGTCGGCACCTTCCCAATGGCCACGTTTGAAGGACGTTTCTCTGACGCAGCCGGGCTGCGCGTCGGCATCGTCGTGGCCCGTTTCAATGATCTGGTCACCGCCAAGCTGCTGAGCGGCTGTCTCGACTGCCTCAAGCGCCATGGCGTGGATGTGTCGGAGACCAGCTCCCAGCTGGACGTGGCCTGGGTGCCGGGGTCGTTCGAACTGCCGATCGTGGCCCAGCAGATGGCCCGCTCAGGTCAGTACCAGGTGCTGATCACCCTGGGGGCGGTGATCCGCGGCGACACGCCCCATTTCGATGTGGTGGTGGCGGAGGCCAGCAAAGGCGTTGCAGCGGTGGCGCGCGACACCTCCGTGCCGGTGATCTTCGGCGTGTTGACCACCGACACAATGCAGCAGGCGCTGGAGCGGGCGGGCATCAAGAGCAATCTCGGCTGGAGCTACGGCCTGGAAGCCCTCGAGATGGGCAGCCTGATGCGGGCCTTGCCATCGGCTTGATGCTTCAGGCCGCCAACTGATCCAGCACCTGACGGGCCCGTTGCACCACGGGCTTGGGAACGCCGGCCAGGCGTGCCGCTTCGATGCCGTAGCTGCGGCTGGCGCCGCCGGCCTGCACCTGATGGAGGAACACCAGATCCTCACCGGTTTCCTCCACCAGCACCTGGAAGTTGGCCACGTTGTCGCGCTCGGAGGCCAGATTGTTGAGCTCGTGATAGTGGGTGGCGAACACCGTGCGGCTGCCCAGGTCGCCGGCCAGGTGCTCGCTCACGGCCCAGGCGATCGAGAGGCCATCGAAGGTGGCGGTGCCCCGCCCGATCTCATCGAGCAGCACCAGGGAACGATCGCTGGCGTGGTGAAGGATGTTGGCGGTTTCGGCCATCTCCACCATGAAGGTGGACTGGCCGGCGGCCAGATCATCCACGGCACCCACCCGGGTGAAGATCCGATCGGCGATGCCGACCGTGGCGGATCGGGCCGGCACCCAGCTGCCAATCTGCGCCATCAGTTGGATCAGGCCGATCTGGCGTAGGTAGCAGCTCTTGCCACTGGCGTTGGGGCCCGTGAGCACCACCAGATCGGTGCCCTCACCCAGCTGCACATCATTGGGGGTGAAGGCAGTTTCCACCAGCCGCTGCTCCACCACCGGATGGCGGCTGGCCTCCAGCTGCAGCCCCCGACTGTCGGTGATGGTCGGGGCGCAGTAGCCGCCGCTGGCGGCCACATCGGCCAGGCCGGTGAGGGCATCGAGGGCAGCAACGGCGCGGGCCGCTTGGCGGATCGGGGCGGCCATGGCCCCCACCTGTTCCCGGAGCTGGCAGAACAGCTCATATTCCCGCTGGCAGGCCCGGGCCCGCAGTTGGAAGATGCGGCCCTCCCGCTCCTTGAGATCCGGGGTGATGAAGCGTTCCTCATTGGCCAGGGTCTGGCGCCGGATCCAGTGGTCCGGCACGGCGGTGGCCTTGGCTTTGCTCACCGCCAGGAAATAGCCGAAGGTGCGGTGGTGCTGCAGCTTCAGGGTGCTGATGCCACTGCGTTGGCGCTCCTGCTGCTCCTGGTGGCTGAGCCAAGCGTCCTGATCGTCCAGCTGGTTGCGCAGACCATCCAGCAGCGGGTCGACGCCGTCATGGATCAGCTCGCCCTCGGAGAGGGAGAGCGGTGGCGCCTCCACCAGCTCGTGGCGAATCGTCCGGGCCAGCTCCGCCAGGGCTGGATCGGGGCTGAGCAGCTGCTGCAGCCACTCCGGCCCTGTACTGATCGCAGAGTCCAGCCGAGCGGTGAGCTGCGGCAACCGTTCCAGGCCATCGGCGATGGCCACCAGATCGCGGGCACCGGCATGGCCCGCTCCGGCCCGGCCGGCCAGCCGCTCCAGGTCGCCCATCGGCCGCAGCAGCTGGCGGATCGCCAGCCGCAGGCTGCGGTCACCCACCAGGCGGCTCACCAGATCCTGGCGCTGCTGAATGGCCTGGCGGTCCATCAACGGTGCTTCCAGCCAGCGGCGCAGGCAACGGCCGCCCATGGCGGTGAGCGTGCGATCGATCGCCCAGAGCAACGACCCCTGCAACTGGTTGTCGCGCTGGGTGGCGGTGAGCTCCAGGTTGCGGCGGGTCTGGGCATCCAGCACCAGGGCATCGCCGCGGTGCACGATCGCCGGCACCTCCAGGGGGATGCGGCTGTCCTCCTCCAGGGGCTGGGTGTCCTGCAGGTAGCGCAGCAGGCCACCGAGGGCCTGCAGGGCCAGGGGGTGCTCCGGCAGGCCGAGGCCATCGAGGCTGCTGATGCCGTAGTGCTGCTGCAGGGTGCGCTCCGCTTCCACTGGGCTGAAGGGGGTGCTGGCCATCGGCGTGAGCCGCAACCGTTCTGGGCACCAGGCCGGCCGCTCAGCATCGAGGGCGGCGGCCCAGAGCAGTTCAGAGGCCTCCTGCTGGGCCAGCTGCTGGTGCAGGGCGCTGCTGTCGTCCCGTTGCATCACCTGCACCTCGCCGGTGCTCACATCGGCGCTGGCCAGGCCCCAGCGCAGCGGTTGCTTGCCCTGGGCCGGCTCCACCACCACCGCCGCCAGCCAGTTGTTGCGGCGGGCGCTGAGCATGCCCTCCTCCAACACGGTGCCTGGGGTCAGCACCCGGGTGATGTCCCGCTTGAGCAGGGCACCCTTGGTGGGGGTGGTTTCGAGTTGATCGCAAAGGGCCACGCTGTAGCCCTGCTTGATCAGTTCGGCGCAGTAGCGCTCAGCGGCGTGGTGGGGGATGCCCGCCATCGGCACCCGCCCGATCGCTTTGCCGCCTTCCTTGCCGGTGAGGGTGAGCTCCAGCACCCGGGAGAGTTCGATGGCGTCTTCGAAGAAGCACTCGAAGAAGTCGCCCAGGCGGTAGAGCAGCACCCGTTCTGGATGGGCCGCTTTGAGCTCCACGTAGTGGCGCAGCATCGGTGTGAGCTGCAGCGGGTCCAGCTGGCTGTGGTGGGCCCAGGCCGGTTCGTCGCTGCTGGGATCTGAATCGTTTGCAGCCGGGGCTTCGCGGCTGGTCTCGCTTGTCGTGGCCTGTCGCTGGCGGGGCCGGGCGGCGGCATCGGCGCCGAGTTCGTCGTCGCTGAGATCGTGGATGGCCGTCTCCGGTTCGCTGCTGGGTGCAGTCGGTGTAGCCGGCTCCGGCGCCCCGAACAGATTGCCCTGCAGGGCGTCGTCAGGGGACTGGGACGCGGACCGGGGCATCGGCTGATCTGACGGATCCGGATCGTACCGGGCCTGACCGGATTGAGATGCCTCAGCGGCGCAGCACCATCAGTTGCTGGGGATTCGCATCCTGGAAGCCGAGTTGCCGGTAGAAGCCGGCGCTCTTGGTGGTCATCAGATACACCCGTTCCACGCCCACCACCGGTGGGGTGTGCAGCAGTTCTTCGATCACCCGGCGGCCGAGGCCGTGGCCTTGCAGATCACCGGCCACCACGATGTCCCAGAGCACGGCCCGGCTGAAGCCATCGGAGGTGGCCCGGCCGAAGCCCACCAGCCGCTTGCCGCGCCAGAGGCTCACCACGGCATCGCTACCGGCCAGTAGGCGCCGCAGCTGAGCAAAGCTTCGGCCACGGGCCCAGAAGGCGTGGCGATCGAACAGCCGTTGCAGTTTGAGCAGCGCCCGGCTGGGGCGCAGATCCGGCCCGAGGCCCAGCCAACGCAGGCCGGGGGCACCGGGGGCATGGTGAACCAGCCGGATCGGGGTCACGGGTGGGGGAGCCGCAGCACTTCATCTTGCTCCCCGGCGATAATTGACGGCCGCCGTCTGGCCCCGCACCCATGCCCGCCTACGACCTCACGGCTCCGTATTCGCCGAAGGGCGACCAGCCGACGGCGATCAAGCAGCTGGTGAAGGGCGTCAACAGCGGTGAGCGCTATCAGACGCTGCTGGGGGCCACGGGCACGGGCAAGACGTTCACGATGGCCAACGTGATCGCCCAGACCGGCCGGCCGGCTCTGGTGCTGGCCCACAACAAAACCCTGGCGGCCCAGCTCTGCAATGAGCTGCGGGAGTTCTTCCCGGAGAACGCCGTTGAGTACTTCATCTCCTATTACGACTACTACCAACCGGAGGCCTACGTACCGGTCAGCGACACCTACATCGCCAAGACGGCGTCGATCAACGAGGAGATCGACATGCTGCGCCACTCGGCGACCCGTTCCTTGTTTGAACGGCGCGACGTGATCGTGGTGGCCTCGATCAGCTGCATCTACGGCCTGGGCATTCCCAGTGAATACCTCAAGGCGGCGGTGAAGTTCGAGGTGGGCGAGACCCTCAACATCCGCAGCCAGCTGCGGGAGCTGGTGAACAACCAATACAGCCGCAACGACACCGAAATCGCCCGCGGCCGTTTCCGGATGAAGGGGGATGTGCTGGAGATCGGCCCGGCCTACGAAGACCGGTTGGTGCGGGTTGAGCTGTTCGGCGACGAGGTGGAGGCGATCCGCTACGTCGACCCCACCACCGGCGAGATCCTCCAGAGCATGGACGCGGTGAACATCTATCCGGCCAAGCACTTTGTGACCCCCAAAGACCGGCTGGATTCGGCCATCAGCGCCATCCGCTCAGAGCTGCGGGAGCGGCTGGATGTGCTCAATGGCGAAGGCAAGTTGCTGGAGGCTCAGCGGCTGGAGCAGCGCACCAAGTACGACCTGGAGATGCTGGGTCAGGTGGGCTACTGCAACGGGGTGGAGAACTATGCCCGCCATCTGGCCGGCCGCGAGGAGGGCACCCCGCCGGAGTGCCTGATCGATTACTTCCCGGATGACTGGCTGCTGATCGTGGACGAGAGCCACGTCACCTGCTCACAGCTGCAGGCGATGTACAACGGCGACCAGGCCCGCAAGAAAGTGCTTATCGAGCACGGCTTCCGCCTGCCCAGTGCGGCGGACAACCGGCCCTTGAAGGGGGCCGAGTTCTGGGAGAAGGCACGCCAAACCGTTTTTGTTTCAGCCACCCCGGGGGACTGGGAGATGGAGGTGAGTGGCGGTGAAGTGGCCGAACAGGTGATTCGCCCCACCGGCGTGCTCGATCCGGTGGTGGAGGTGCGGCCCACTACGGGTCAGGTGGATGATCTGCTCGGAGAGATCCGCGATCGGGCGGCCAAGAACCAGCGGGTGCTGGTCACCACCCTCACCAAGCGCATGGCGGAAGACCTCACCGATTACCTGGCGGAGAACGAGGTGCGGGTGCGCTACCTGCACTCGGAGATCCACTCGATCGAGCGGATCGAGATTATCCAGGATTTGCGCCTTGGGGAATACGACGTGCTGGTGGGGGTGAACCTGCTGCGGGAAGGTCT containing:
- the ribH gene encoding 6,7-dimethyl-8-ribityllumazine synthase yields the protein MATFEGRFSDAAGLRVGIVVARFNDLVTAKLLSGCLDCLKRHGVDVSETSSQLDVAWVPGSFELPIVAQQMARSGQYQVLITLGAVIRGDTPHFDVVVAEASKGVAAVARDTSVPVIFGVLTTDTMQQALERAGIKSNLGWSYGLEALEMGSLMRALPSA
- a CDS encoding DUF561 domain-containing protein, yielding MTRLQQLPVSLQRSLEQRSALKVIAGLMNFDAASVERVARAAGCGGADLIDVACDPALVRLAIEASGGVPVCVSSVEPEQFPAAVEAGALMVEIGNYDAFYPQGRIFDAAEVLELTRRTRQLLPSVVLSVTVPHVLPMDEQEQLAIDLVAAGADLIQTEGGTSAKPFSPGHLGLIEKAAPTLAAAHSISRAVDVPVLCASGLSAVTLPMAIAAGAAGVGVGSAVNRLQDELAMVAVVRGLRDALGSAVTTRV
- the psbZ gene encoding photosystem II reaction center protein PsbZ is translated as MQFINTLTVLALVVASFALIVAVPVLYASSEDSGRSNRLILLGSAVWVALVLLNWGVSFFVV
- the mutS gene encoding DNA mismatch repair protein MutS; this translates as MPRSASQSPDDALQGNLFGAPEPATPTAPSSEPETAIHDLSDDELGADAAARPRQRQATTSETSREAPAANDSDPSSDEPAWAHHSQLDPLQLTPMLRHYVELKAAHPERVLLYRLGDFFECFFEDAIELSRVLELTLTGKEGGKAIGRVPMAGIPHHAAERYCAELIKQGYSVALCDQLETTPTKGALLKRDITRVLTPGTVLEEGMLSARRNNWLAAVVVEPAQGKQPLRWGLASADVSTGEVQVMQRDDSSALHQQLAQQEASELLWAAALDAERPAWCPERLRLTPMASTPFSPVEAERTLQQHYGISSLDGLGLPEHPLALQALGGLLRYLQDTQPLEEDSRIPLEVPAIVHRGDALVLDAQTRRNLELTATQRDNQLQGSLLWAIDRTLTAMGGRCLRRWLEAPLMDRQAIQQRQDLVSRLVGDRSLRLAIRQLLRPMGDLERLAGRAGAGHAGARDLVAIADGLERLPQLTARLDSAISTGPEWLQQLLSPDPALAELARTIRHELVEAPPLSLSEGELIHDGVDPLLDGLRNQLDDQDAWLSHQEQQERQRSGISTLKLQHHRTFGYFLAVSKAKATAVPDHWIRRQTLANEERFITPDLKEREGRIFQLRARACQREYELFCQLREQVGAMAAPIRQAARAVAALDALTGLADVAASGGYCAPTITDSRGLQLEASRHPVVEQRLVETAFTPNDVQLGEGTDLVVLTGPNASGKSCYLRQIGLIQLMAQIGSWVPARSATVGIADRIFTRVGAVDDLAAGQSTFMVEMAETANILHHASDRSLVLLDEIGRGTATFDGLSIAWAVSEHLAGDLGSRTVFATHYHELNNLASERDNVANFQVLVEETGEDLVFLHQVQAGGASRSYGIEAARLAGVPKPVVQRARQVLDQLAA
- a CDS encoding GNAT family N-acetyltransferase; this translates as MTPIRLVHHAPGAPGLRWLGLGPDLRPSRALLKLQRLFDRHAFWARGRSFAQLRRLLAGSDAVVSLWRGKRLVGFGRATSDGFSRAVLWDIVVAGDLQGHGLGRRVIEELLHTPPVVGVERVYLMTTKSAGFYRQLGFQDANPQQLMVLRR
- a CDS encoding precorrin-8X methylmutase: MAWMAQDHPIFTESIRRIRAALGETGLPPLQQQVLERLVHSSGDLSLGTLLRFSEGACEQGLAALKQGAPILTDTAMAAAAVAPMAQRTLGSAVHTVLEWAPEAAPAGSTRTAAGMEQAWRALALVSPAPVVLIGSAPTALEVLLQQVAAGAPAPSLVIGMPVGFVGVAESKKHLAASGLAQIRLESSRGGAGLVAAAVNALLRAAAAPAPPLSS
- the holA gene encoding DNA polymerase III subunit delta — its product is MPIHLLWGDDAAARDRAIDALIGKFVDPSWSSLNLSRLDGSDAGQALQALEEARTPPFATGERLVLLQRSPFCNGCPSELADRFEAAVELIPDTSHLVLVNPAKPDGRLRTTKALQKRIKSGLDHEQSFPLPAAWDGNGQRQLVQRTAEALGLKVEPDAIDALVEAIGTDSARLESELRKLSLRDTSISAARVQELVGGRSTNALAVGDALLEGNPGEAIARWDALIEAGEPALRIVATLTGQIRGWLWVSLLEQQGERDVAVIAKAAGIGNPKRIYVMRKQLQGRPPKRFLSLLGRLLEVEARLKRGAQPGDAFRDGLLG
- the tilS gene encoding tRNA lysidine(34) synthetase TilS, encoding MGETHLSFLRWTSWHDLLHRRLLMQPQLLPQGSALLLAVSGGQDSMALLALLQDLAPMHGWSLSLWHGDHGWHDRSSRIAAELSSWCQQRQLPLQVDQAAVGQVPSEATARQWRYAQLEQRAREAGADVVTGHTASDRAETMLLQLARGSDMACLAALPSVRRLSPEGPLLRRPLLHLQRRDTLQICQDLALPIWEDPSNQSPEFARNRIRQEVLPVLEALHPGSTQRMSNLAERVSQVRDSQTELSRMALELLKTATGLDRRGLGALSPATRRLLLAQWLQQHGVTALPSSQLDELSRRLESGAPGGAADLAGGWHLSWKGAELVLQQRAAEH
- the uvrB gene encoding excinuclease ABC subunit UvrB, which codes for MPAYDLTAPYSPKGDQPTAIKQLVKGVNSGERYQTLLGATGTGKTFTMANVIAQTGRPALVLAHNKTLAAQLCNELREFFPENAVEYFISYYDYYQPEAYVPVSDTYIAKTASINEEIDMLRHSATRSLFERRDVIVVASISCIYGLGIPSEYLKAAVKFEVGETLNIRSQLRELVNNQYSRNDTEIARGRFRMKGDVLEIGPAYEDRLVRVELFGDEVEAIRYVDPTTGEILQSMDAVNIYPAKHFVTPKDRLDSAISAIRSELRERLDVLNGEGKLLEAQRLEQRTKYDLEMLGQVGYCNGVENYARHLAGREEGTPPECLIDYFPDDWLLIVDESHVTCSQLQAMYNGDQARKKVLIEHGFRLPSAADNRPLKGAEFWEKARQTVFVSATPGDWEMEVSGGEVAEQVIRPTGVLDPVVEVRPTTGQVDDLLGEIRDRAAKNQRVLVTTLTKRMAEDLTDYLAENEVRVRYLHSEIHSIERIEIIQDLRLGEYDVLVGVNLLREGLDLPEVSLVAILDADKEGFLRAERSLIQTIGRAARHVEGVALLYADNMTDSMAKAISETERRRAIQQTYNEKNGVVPTAAGKKASNSILSFLELSRKLKQDGPDADLVEVVGKAAKALENDPDAGLALEALPELIDQLEAKMKEAAKKLDFEEAANLRDRVKQLRQKMAGSH